The stretch of DNA ATGTTTTCAAAAATAGAGGTTAACTACGCTTGTTATTATTTATAGAAAGGAAGATTAATGTTGGAAATCATTCAATCAATTATAGATCATGTAAATACCTTTTTATGGTCATATGTATTAATCATCGTATTAGTAGGTTTAGGATTATACTATACCGTTAAAACAAATTTTGTTCAGTTTCGTTTATTGCCGGAAATGTTTCGAGTTATTGGAGATAAACGTTCGTTTGATGCTTCAGGTAAAAAAGGAACGAGTTCCTTTCAAGCATTTGCCATAAGTGCAGCATCCCGTGTTGGAACAGGAAATATGGCTGGCGTTGCGTCGGCTGTTGCTTTAGGTGGTCCGGGTGCGCTATTTTGGATGTGGCTTATCGCCCTATTAGGAGCTGCTTCTGGTTTTGTGGAAAGTACACTAGCACAACTTTATAAAGAAAAGGACTCGAATCAATATCGAGGCGGCCCTGCCTATTATATCGAAAAAGGTATGAAAAAACGTTGGCTCGGAATTGTATTTGCCATTACGATAACATTTACATATGGGCTCGTATTCAATTCCGTACAATCCAATACAATCAGTCTAGCATTCGAAGGGCAATTTCAAATTGATCCTGTTTGGATCGCTATTGTATTAGCCACACTCGTTGCTGTGATTATATTTGGTGGACTAAAGAGTATAGCTAATGTATCACAAATTATTGTACCTTTTATGGCAATAATCTATATCGTACTTGCTTTAATCATTCTAATAATGAACATTCCTGCTATTCCAGATATGTTTGCACTAATTTTTGCAAATGCATTTGGAATAGAACAAGTAGCAGGTGGTGGATTTGGTGCAGCAATTATGATGGGAATTAAACGTGGACTATTCTCTAATGAAGCTGGTATGGGTGCTGCTCCTAATGCTGCTGCAACTGCTGAAGTCAGTCACCCAGTAAAACAAGGATTAGTTCAAGCACTAGGTGTATTTTTTGATACTATTCTAGTATGTACAGCAACTGGATTTGTTATCTTGACTGCAGGTGGTTTTGCAGGTAGTGAAGATGACGGTATACAAATAACACAATCTGCATTTACACAGTCCCTTGGCGATTGGGCAGGAATATTTATTGCAATAGCGATATTCTTATTTGCATTTAGTTCTATCCTTGGTAACTATTACTATGGGGAAAATAATATTGCATATATACGCGATACGAAGATCGGTTTATTTATTTATCGAATTGCAGTTCTAGCAATGGTTATTTTTGGAACGCTGGCTTCATTTGATATGGTATGGTCGTTAGCAGATGTAACGATGGCATTGCTTGCATTAATTAACTTGTATGCCATTACTATCCTATTTAATAAAGCAAATATACTTCTCAAAGACTATGTGAAACAGCGGAAACAAGGAAAAGATCCTGTATTTTATAAAGATACGTTAGATGATCAAACTGGTATTGAATGTTGGGATCGAGAATTCCACAAAAATCAATAATATGTAACGAAAAGCATCGCTTCATGCGATGCTTTTTTTGTTATCTAGGAAATTATAAAATTTTGGGGCTGTGGCTAAACAACTAAGTTATTTAGCCACGTCCAGCTCCAGCGCCCATCACCTATTGTCCTTCCGGAAACCTCCTTACGATAAAGAAGACTGCCGAATGTTCTTTATGAGGCATAGTCGCACTTATACCCGTGCGGTGAAAGTCAACATCGATTCGCATACGCTTATCGTGTTTCCTTTATCTCAAAGAAATAAAGAAGTTCGACCAGTCGAACCACCCCTTGAAAACCAGGGGCGCAGGACATACGGTGATAAACGGGCGCTTGCGCTTTTGTTCTAAACAATTATAGTACGTGTTCAAAAAGGAGGACAAAAGGACCAAGAAGTTCAAGGCGGCGTAGCTCGTAGCTTTGAGAACCGAACTTTTTGAACAATCTCTTATAGTTGAACATTTTTCTGTCACATTTATCTTTTACACACCTATATAGAATGCTACTTAGGTGACAATCCTTACATCGCTTCGATAGAATAGGTATGTCGAATATACTCGAAGATTAATAGGAGGTACATTCCTTTGACGATAGAAAAAGTTTCTCAAGAAGCGAAGTTGTTTTTAACACAATACTTTAATGAAACAGATAAACCATATGAGTACTTAACCCAACGAATTGCTCAAGTTAACTCTGAGATAGATCAAAAAGGATATTATACACAAACGTACGATGAGATAGTCTATGGCGCTAAGTTAGCATGGAGAAATTCCAACCGATGTATTGGTAGACTTTTTTGGGAACGGATAGAAGTCGCTGATGCCCGAAAAGCTGACACTTACGAGGAAGTTTTCGACTACCTTCTCAGCCATATACAATTATCGTTCAACCATGGTAGAATCAAGCCATATATTACTATCTTCCGTCCACAACAAGAAAAGAAAAACATCATAAAAATTTGGAATCATCAACTATTAAGGTATGCAGGTTATCAAACGGAGGAGGGTATCATCGGAGATTCAGATTCCATCCAATTCACAAAAATTTGTGAAGGTTTAGGTTGGAAAGGCGCACGCACAAATTTCGATATCTTACCACTCGTTGTACAAATTGGAGACAACCATCCTCAATGGATGGAAATCCCAGATGACATAATTCCAGAAATACCTATCGAGCATCCAGATTATCCAGAAATCGCTTCGTTAAATTTAAAATGGTATGCTATTCCAATCATATCTGATATGCGTTTAGAGATTGGTGGACTCGATTATATTGCAGCTCCATTCAATGGATGGTATATGGGAACAGAAATAGGTGCAAGGAATTTTGCCGATGAGTATCGATATAATATGTTACCAAAGGTCGCTGAAAAGATGAACATAAATACAAAACATGAAAGTAATCTTTGGAGAGATCGAGCATTAGTAGAATTAAATGCCGCAGTTCTATATTCATTTAAAAAGCAAGGTATTACAATTACAGACCATCACACTGCAGCAAAACAATTCGAAGTTTTCGAGAAGCATGAGGCGGCAAAAGGTCGGGATGTCACAGGTAAGTGGACTTGGCTTATACCACCTGTCTCTCCTGCAACAACACATATATGGCATAAACCTTATACTAATGATATTTTAACACCTAATTTTTTTTATCAAGATAAATCTTATCAACCATTATCTTGTCCTTTTCATTAATAATTTGTCCATGAGGGATAAATCTAAAGCTTTTGGAGGAATTTGTTAGAATGAACCTTTCATCAATTTTATTATGGGGAATGTTATCCATTTTACCAGGTATAAATAATGCCGATATTTGGGAGCACATAACGAAACCTTTCCAACTCATACATGAAATACAAGAAGAACAGCCCGTTCATGAGCAATCTATCGTTGTTGATAGTCATATTGATACAATGATGAATGTTCTTGACGAGAATACCTGGCTTCCAACTCTCGATATTGCAGAATCAACATCTCTTCATATCGATATGCAAAAATTAAAAGAAAGTGGTATAGATGTAGGCTATTTTGCTGCATTCACAACAGATTACGGCTATACAGAAAGAAACTTAAGTAGAACATTGGCTTTAATAAATGCTTTATACTGGACTGCAGAAAACAATCAAAAATCCATGACAATTTCAACTTCCTTAGATGAAATTAAAGATACACTTGCTAATGACAAAATTGCAATCGTACCTACTATAGAAGGCGGCTATTCTTTTTCACAAGAAAATAGTATAGAACTTGTGCAACAATATAAGGATCTTGGAATAAAAGCAATCGGTTTTAATTGGAACTACTCAAATATACTTGGTGAAGGGGCAGATGAAGTTTATTTAGATGGCAGGTCTTCTTCAGGAGGATTAACGACAACCGGTGAAGAACTCGTTCAAGAAATGAATCGATTAGGAATGATTGTAGATGTTTCTCATATGTCTAGAGATACATTTTGGGATGTCATCGAAACAACAGAAGCCCCCATTATGGCAACACACTCTGGTGTGGAAGAATTGAGAAGTCATCAAAGAAACCTTACTGATGAGCAGCTACAAGCAATCAAAGAAAATAATGGCGTGGTTGGTATTGTGTTTTATCCCGTATTCTTATCTGAAAATAATCAAGCTACAATCAATGATATTGTAGACCACATCGATTATGTCGTCGATTTAATTGGAATAGACCATGTTGCGATTGGATCTGACTTTGATGGAGCTGACCTTCCTTCCGATATGAAAGATAGTACGGACCTTCCACTTCTGACCAAAGAATTGGAAAATAGAGGATATTCAGATGAGGATATTCGAAAAATTCTTGGAGAAAATTCCTTAAGAGTAATGAAAGAAGCTGAAGAAATTTCAGAAGTTGAAAATGCTTCATCAAGCTCAACTGCTAAGATTGTTCCTGAATATCAAATGGGAGATCACATAAAATCTTCAACTCCTACTTTCAAAGCAACTATCGAGAAGGATGATTCAGCTCAAGTCGAAGATGTTACTATGATTATTGATGGACAGAAATATAACGCAGAGTATGACGAAAACTCTTTAGAGGTTTCTCATACAGTTAAGGAAAAATTGACGGAATATTACCATGTCGTCACCTTTGAAGTCTTATTAGATAATGGAGATACTATCCGAGATACTGCGATAGTATATTTAAATAATTAACTAATTGAGTCAATTTCATAATTGCTAAATCCAGTCTAAAAAGCGAACGTTCTAGATATTATTATATTTAATGTTCGGATTATAGCAACAACTTGGCTTTGATTGTAATGGGAGACTCCTGCAGGAACCACACGATCTAAAAACCGGTGCCTACGGAAAGCGCCGTCTGCAATGAAAATCAAACAACGCATACGGATTTTACATCAATTATATTAAGAACGAGCTCTGGATGAACATAAGATTCCATCCTAAAGCTCGTTCTTTTACTTTATTCAAAAATAATCGTCTTGTTTCCATGCACAAGAATACGATCTTCTAAATGCCATTTTACAGCTCGTGCAAGAACACGTCTCTCAATTGATTGCCCGATTTTCTTTAAATCTGCTGCATCTTGTTCATGATTGACACGATCAATATCTTGTTCAATAATCGGCCCTTCATCTAAATCATTTGTTACATAATGTGAAGTTGCACCAATCATTTTGACCCCTCGATCATATGCACGTTCATACGGTTTTGCTCCAATAAAAGCAGGTAAAAATGAATGATGAATATTTATAATTTTACTCTCATATTTTTCTACAAAATGAGGGCTCAATATTTGCATATATCTTGCTAATATAATCAGCTCGATATCATATTTTTTGAGGATTTGATTTTGTTTTTCCTCTGCTTCTTTTTTTTGTTCTTTCGTAACTGGAATATGATAAAAAGGAATTCCAACAGCTTCAACCATTTCCCTTGCAGTTTCATGATTACTAATTACTACTTTAATATTTGCTAATAAATCTCCACTTTGCCATTCCCATAACAATTCAAGTAAGCAATGAGGTTCTTTCGAAACAAAGATAGCTACATTTTTAAGCTCGCTCATCATAGCAATTCGCCATTCCATATCCATATGTTCAGCTACAATTTGAAACTTTTCCTTTAACTGCCCTACTTGTTCAGATAAACCTTTGATTTCAAATTCTAAGCGCATAAAAAATTGTCCACCCTCTGGATCAACAGTATATTGATTTGAAGCTACAATATTAGCTCCTTGTTCATGTAAAAATGTTGAAACTGCAGCGACAATTCCTTGTTTGTCTGGACATTTTATCAATAGTCGAGCTCTATCTTTATACCTTTCTTGAAATACATCTAATTTATTTTCTGAATATCGGTACATATAAATCACAACTTTCTCTCGTCTTTTATTTACCCGCATGTAACGAATATGAATATCACACTGAAATAGTTTTACTTTATAGTACTTTAAAGTACGAAAGAGCTCTCAGTCAAGTTATGACGTTATACCATATCTTTGTAAACCATAATAATACCATTACCTCTGATGAATTTACTATGTCTCTCCAACTTTCGCCCATCCTAAATGATTATGCTTTGCATAAAGTATAGATAGAACATCCAGAATAGGGGGTATTGAAATGACTTCAGACAATAATTCATCTGATCCGAACAAGAAAAAATTATTACCTGAGAACTGGGATATTGATTTTAAGCCACTTCATCAATTCATGGATCGTATGGACTCTTTATTCAATCATTCATTTAAGCAAATAAATGGTCATGTATTTCATCCCTTTTTTGTAGAGACCGTTGAAACTGATCAAGCTATGATTATTAAAGCGGAGTTACCAGGATATACAAGAGAGCAAATTGAATTAGAACTCATTGGCAATCGTATAAAAATAGTTGCCGAAAGCAGTATATCCGATGAGCTACAATCCGATTCATTCTCTAAAAAGGAATCATCCATTGAAAAAAAAGAAAGAATCATCACCATTCCTTTTAACATTCCTAAAAAGGAAACAACC from Oceanobacillus iheyensis HTE831 encodes:
- a CDS encoding alanine/glycine:cation symporter family protein, with amino-acid sequence MLEIIQSIIDHVNTFLWSYVLIIVLVGLGLYYTVKTNFVQFRLLPEMFRVIGDKRSFDASGKKGTSSFQAFAISAASRVGTGNMAGVASAVALGGPGALFWMWLIALLGAASGFVESTLAQLYKEKDSNQYRGGPAYYIEKGMKKRWLGIVFAITITFTYGLVFNSVQSNTISLAFEGQFQIDPVWIAIVLATLVAVIIFGGLKSIANVSQIIVPFMAIIYIVLALIILIMNIPAIPDMFALIFANAFGIEQVAGGGFGAAIMMGIKRGLFSNEAGMGAAPNAAATAEVSHPVKQGLVQALGVFFDTILVCTATGFVILTAGGFAGSEDDGIQITQSAFTQSLGDWAGIFIAIAIFLFAFSSILGNYYYGENNIAYIRDTKIGLFIYRIAVLAMVIFGTLASFDMVWSLADVTMALLALINLYAITILFNKANILLKDYVKQRKQGKDPVFYKDTLDDQTGIECWDREFHKNQ
- a CDS encoding nitric oxide synthase oxygenase; translated protein: MTIEKVSQEAKLFLTQYFNETDKPYEYLTQRIAQVNSEIDQKGYYTQTYDEIVYGAKLAWRNSNRCIGRLFWERIEVADARKADTYEEVFDYLLSHIQLSFNHGRIKPYITIFRPQQEKKNIIKIWNHQLLRYAGYQTEEGIIGDSDSIQFTKICEGLGWKGARTNFDILPLVVQIGDNHPQWMEIPDDIIPEIPIEHPDYPEIASLNLKWYAIPIISDMRLEIGGLDYIAAPFNGWYMGTEIGARNFADEYRYNMLPKVAEKMNINTKHESNLWRDRALVELNAAVLYSFKKQGITITDHHTAAKQFEVFEKHEAAKGRDVTGKWTWLIPPVSPATTHIWHKPYTNDILTPNFFYQDKSYQPLSCPFH
- a CDS encoding dipeptidase, with product MNLSSILLWGMLSILPGINNADIWEHITKPFQLIHEIQEEQPVHEQSIVVDSHIDTMMNVLDENTWLPTLDIAESTSLHIDMQKLKESGIDVGYFAAFTTDYGYTERNLSRTLALINALYWTAENNQKSMTISTSLDEIKDTLANDKIAIVPTIEGGYSFSQENSIELVQQYKDLGIKAIGFNWNYSNILGEGADEVYLDGRSSSGGLTTTGEELVQEMNRLGMIVDVSHMSRDTFWDVIETTEAPIMATHSGVEELRSHQRNLTDEQLQAIKENNGVVGIVFYPVFLSENNQATINDIVDHIDYVVDLIGIDHVAIGSDFDGADLPSDMKDSTDLPLLTKELENRGYSDEDIRKILGENSLRVMKEAEEISEVENASSSSTAKIVPEYQMGDHIKSSTPTFKATIEKDDSAQVEDVTMIIDGQKYNAEYDENSLEVSHTVKEKLTEYYHVVTFEVLLDNGDTIRDTAIVYLNN
- the purU gene encoding formyltetrahydrofolate deformylase; the protein is MYRYSENKLDVFQERYKDRARLLIKCPDKQGIVAAVSTFLHEQGANIVASNQYTVDPEGGQFFMRLEFEIKGLSEQVGQLKEKFQIVAEHMDMEWRIAMMSELKNVAIFVSKEPHCLLELLWEWQSGDLLANIKVVISNHETAREMVEAVGIPFYHIPVTKEQKKEAEEKQNQILKKYDIELIILARYMQILSPHFVEKYESKIINIHHSFLPAFIGAKPYERAYDRGVKMIGATSHYVTNDLDEGPIIEQDIDRVNHEQDAADLKKIGQSIERRVLARAVKWHLEDRILVHGNKTIIFE
- a CDS encoding Hsp20/alpha crystallin family protein, with translation MTSDNNSSDPNKKKLLPENWDIDFKPLHQFMDRMDSLFNHSFKQINGHVFHPFFVETVETDQAMIIKAELPGYTREQIELELIGNRIKIVAESSISDELQSDSFSKKESSIEKKERIITIPFNIPKKETTANLENGILIITVPKLNTNRHYLDIE